In the genome of Ctenopharyngodon idella isolate HZGC_01 chromosome 19, HZGC01, whole genome shotgun sequence, one region contains:
- the LOC127500786 gene encoding dolichyl-diphosphooligosaccharide--protein glycosyltransferase subunit STT3B-like, translating into MTELHRRSSAGTDGSPPGISRSSAAGGGGGKGGLSQPAGCQSLLSFTILLLACVCGFSSRLFAVIRFESLIHEFDPWFNYRSTHHLSTNGFYEFLNWFDERAWYPLGRIVGGTVYPGLMVTAGLIHYILNLVHLTVHIRDVCVFLAPVFSGLTVISTFLLTRELWSHAAGLLSACFMAVVPGYISRSVAGSFDNEAVAIFALQFTYFLWVKAIKSGSVFWTVGCCLSYFYMVSAWGGYVFIINLIPLHVFVLLLMRRFSKRVYIAYSTFYVIGLILSMQIPFVGFQPIRTSEHMSAAGVFVLVQLYSFLQYLRERLTRQERQTLFSVAVCAAALLLFVCVVYLGCIGWIAPWSGRFYSLWDTGYAKVHIPIIASVSEHQPTTWVSFFFDLHVLVCTFPAGLWFCIRNISDERVFVVLYAVSAVYFAGVMVRLMLTLTPVVCVLSAVAFSSVFERYLSDDPPAEDDRRNSGSLYEKAGKVRKQVVCEEGLGSNIKSLVSVLLLLLLLMFTVHCTWVTSNAYSSPSVVLASYNHDGSRNILDDFREAYYWLRLNTGQHARIMSWWDYGYQIAGMANRTTLVDNNTWNNSHIALVGKAMASNESVAYDIMRLLDVDYVLIVFGGVIGYAGDDINKFLWMVRIAEGEHPRDVRESDFFSPQGEFRVDKAASPALLDCLMYKMSYYRFGEMQLDFRTPPGFDRTRNAEIGNKDVRLKHLEEAFSSEHWLVRIYRVKDPENRPRLERKPRVTSAANKHKHKRKATRRRRGFIKNKLVLKKGRRLNRKQKRTGLD; encoded by the exons GTTTAATTACAGATCGACTCATCATCTGAGCACCAACGGTTTCTATGAGTTCCTGAACTGGTTTGATGAGAGAGCTTGGTACCCTCTGGGACGAATCGTTGGAGGAACG GTCTATCCTGGTCTGATGGTGACCGCAGGTCTAATTCACTACATTTTGAACCTCGTCCACCTGACCGTCCACATCCGGGACGTCTGCGTGTTCCTGGCGCCCGTCTTCAGCGGTCTGACGGTGATCTCCACCTTCCTGCTGACGCGTGAGCTGTGGAGTCATGCGGCGGGGCTTCTGTCCGCCTGTTTCATGGCCGTAGTGCCCGGGTACATCTCACGCTCGGTGGCCGGGTCCTTCGATAACGAGGCCGTGGCCATATTCGCCCTGCAGTTCACCTACTTCCTGTGG GTGAAGGCCATCAAAAGTGGATCAGTGTTCTGGACCGTCGGATGTTGCCTCTCATATTTCTACATG gtgtcGGCGTGGGGCGGTTACGTCTTCATCATCAATCTGATTCCTCTTCACGTGTTCGTGCTGTTGTTGATGCGCCGTTTCAGTAAGAGAGTTTACATCG cataCAGCACGTTCTACGTCATTGGTCTGATTCTGTCTATGCAGATTCCTTTTGTTGggtttcagccaatcagaaccaGTGAACACATGTCAGCGGCTG gtgtgtTTGTGCTCGTGCAGCTCTACTCTTTCCTGCAGTATCTGCGAGAGCGACTGACGCGTCAGGAGAGACAGACTTTGTTTTCTGTGGCTGTTTGTGCCGCTGCGCTgctgctgtttgtgtgtgtcgtCTACCTCGGCTGCATAG GTTGGATCGCTCCGTGGAGTGGACGCTTTTATTCACTCTGGGACACGGG CTACGCCAAGGTTCATATTCCCATCATCGCGTCGGTATCGGAGCATCAGCCCACCACCTGGGTTTCTTTCTTCTTTGATCTTCACGTCCTGGTGTGTACCTTCCCAGCAGGCCTCTggttctgcatcagaaacatcAGCGACGAGCGTGTGTTCG TGGTGCTGTATGCCGTCAGCGCGGTGTATTTCGCCGGTGTGATGGTCCGTCTCATGCTGACTCTGACGCCGGTGGTGTGCGTGCTGTCGGCCGTGGCTTTCTCCAGCGTGTTTGAGCGCTATCTGAGCGACGATCCTCCGGCTGAGGACGACAGGAGGAACTCTGGGAGTCTGTATGAGAAG gCTGGTAAGGTGCGGAAGCAGGTCGTGTGTGAAGAGGGTTTGGGTTCAAACATCAAGAGTCTGGTCAGcgttctgctgctgctgctgctgctcatgTTCACTGTTCACTGCACGTGGGTCACCAGTAATGCCTACTCCAGTCCCAGTGTCGTGCTGGCCTCGTACAACCACGACGG CTCGCGCAACATCCTGGATGATTTCAGAGAGGCGTACTATTGGCTGCGGCTCAACACCGGTCAACACGCACGCATCATGAGCTGGTGGGATTATGGGTATCAGATCGCAGGCATGGCCAACAGAACCACGCTAGTGGACAACAACACCTGGAACAACAGCCACATCGCCCTG GTGGGGAAAGCCATGGCGTCCAATGAGAGTGTGGCGTATGACATCATGAGGCTGCTGGATGTAGACTATGTGCTGATTGTCTTCGGAGGGGTGATCGGATACGCCGGGGACGACATCAACAAGTTCCTGTGGATGGTGAGGATCGCCGAGGGAGAACATCCTCGAGACGTGCGG GAGAGCGATTTCTTCTCGCCGCAGGGAGAGTTCAGGGTGGATAAAGCCGCGTCTCCAGCGCTGCTCGACTGTCTGATGTATAAGATGTCCTACTATCGCTTCGGAGAAATGCAG CTGGACTTCAGAACTCCTCCAGGATTTGACCGAACTCGCAATGCTGAGATCGGAAACAAGGACGTCAGGCTGAAGCACCTGGAGGAAGCATTCAGCTCCGAGCACTGGCTTGTCCGGATATATAGAGTCAAAGATCCGGAGAACCGGCCGCGGCTGGAGCGCAAACCTCGAGTGACCAGCGCCGCTAACAAGCACAAACACAAACGGAAG GCGACCAGGAGGAGACGTGGATTCATCAAAAACAAGCTTGTTCTGAAGAAAGGCAGAAGATTAAACCGGAAACAGAAGCGAACTGGACTAGACTGA